CGAGCGAGCCTGATCCGCAGTGGGTGGCGAGCGCGCGCACGAAACTTGCGTGGACGATGGAATATCCAGTACAAGGAGCGCTACCGCGCGCCACTCCCCTGCCGCGCCTGCGCTTCGGGCTGCGCAGAATATGGATGACGGTTTCAATATCGCTCCTCGTGGTGCTCCTCCTAGGGTCAGGCATCACGTACGCGGCGCAGGGCGTCATGCCGGATAACATCCTCTATCCGGTAAAAATTGCAAGCGAAGAAGTTCTCCTTGGCGTCACCAAAGATCCCGTACAACGCACCAACCTTGAACTGCGGCTTGCCAACCGCCGCGTTGACGAACTCCAAGCACTCTCGCAATCGGAAACATTAGACGCAGACATTGCAGCAGAACTGCACGCGCGTTACCAAAAGCATATCACTGAAGTCCTGCAGGCACTTCCCACCATACCCCAAGACAAAGTGCAAACGGTCACGGAAACGCTTTCCCAAGATACAGAAGAGCACGCGCGCATTACGCAAGAGCTGGATGTGCGCGCCTCATCCGAGATCAAAGGAGAAATCAAAGCATCGGTAAAGGCATCACTTGAGCAGATGCGGCAATTCACCGAAGAAACCTCGCGCGCCGCTCACTACTTGAAAGAAAAGAGCAACCGGCCTACGAAATGGAAGGTGAAGGTTGAGACGAACACGACAGGCGAAGCCCATGTAAAAGTTGAGACCGAAATGGGGAATAATGAAAAAAAGGAAAAACGCGAAATAGAGTTTCGTGCCACGCCGGGAGTGCCGCTCACCGTGACCTCAACCTGGCCCATGATAAAGGAGCGGCGCGAGAAAAAAAATGACGAGGAAACTGAAGATCAAGAGCCCTCACGCGTGCGCGCCACCACAACGATAATATTTGACCTTGACCAAGCGACCACCACCGTGCCTTCAAACACCATTGAACAGCTTGAAAAGATGAAACGTATCCTCAATAAAGGATCCTTCTTCCAGTTCCAGTCCGATATGAGCGCGGAGGGCGGCAGCGTCGAACAGCGCGTGGAAACCGATATTAAAGGACAATCACACATCCGCGTTGATTCACAGGAGGATTCTCAAGAGGACGATGATTGAATTAAAAACCGTTATCATTAATCCAGGTTCAGCACTGTAGCGTGGCAGTTTATCTGCCACAGAGGTGGTCGGAGACAAGCTCCGACGCTACAAAATGATCCAATACAATATAACAACAGCACCCCGCATTTGCGGGGTGCTGCCTGTTTACCGCGGTACCGCGGCTTTCTTTCTTTTCTCACACGGATTCCTCTACTTTCTAGGAATCCCTTGTGGTTAAAGGATATGTTCGCTTCACGCATTGTCCTACTCTCCGAGGATGGAATCTTTTGCCGCTTTCGCGACCCGGAACTTCACCACGGTCTTTGCTTTGATCTGGATCTGCTCGCCGGTCGCGGGATTCCTTCCCATGCGCGCGGGGCGGAATTTCTTCATGAGCTTGCCGACTCCCGGCAGGGTGACCTCTCCGGCCTTCTTCACCTCACCATACATGAGGCCCACGAGCGCGTCTACCACATTAGCTGCCTCTTTCTTGGTGTGCCCTGTCTTCTCCGCGAGCGCTTGAAGAAACTGAGTCTTCGTCATTGATTTACCCATAGTAGTATATGTTAACGATTGGTAATCCCAATCCTATTTTAAGAAGACCTTTGAGGTGCCTTCCGCCTATAACCCCGCAGAAGGGTGGGGATAAAATTATCTCGTACGTGGTTGAGTATAGCCCAAATGACAAATAATGTGAATATAACACAAGACAATTACCCGCTTTCGTGCGTGATAAAGGTCGCGTTTCGTAGCCAATTCCGCTAATATTTTAGTGTACAAAAGCTCCATTTTCTGTTAAAATATACCCCGTTACATCCAATATCCAGGCTTTTAATAGTATACCTAATATGCCGCTTTCTACCCTTTATTATAGAATATTAATAAATTTTAGGTAACGGGGTAAATAAGATTATTTCTCTTAAACAAGCCTAATTTATGCCCAGCTATACAACATCCAAGAGGGAGGAAGATATCTTTGGCTAAAGAATTACTATGATATATAAGAGAACCTATGGAGAACGTTAAGAAACGCTTATTGCCTCCCTCACCGACCGCCACACCAGCACTTAACCTTATTATAAACATTCCATAATAATCGCATTCATTAACCACAAACATGCAACGTCATCCGTGTGTGGCGTTGGATGTTGATATACTGGGTATGAAAAGAAAGGCTAAAATTATAACCACGATAATCATAATTGCGGCAGTCGGAAGCGCGGTAGGCATCTCTCTTGCAAGGCGCAAGAGCGCAGTCCCCTATCTCACCGAAAAGGCATCAAGGGACAGCCTTGCGCAAACCGTATCCGCATCGGGAAAGGTGAAATCATCCACCGATGTGCTGCTTTCATTTTCGCAAAGCGGACGCGTGGCGTCGATCAAAGTAAAAGAGGGAGACAGGGTGGAGGAAGGGCAGCTGCTCCTGGCCTTAGACCCTTCAGAGGCTGAAGCGCGGGTAGACGAGTCCTTAGCGTCAGTGGCCGCCGCACGCGCTGACTATGACAAATTAATGGCAGGCGCATCACTCACCGAACGGTACCTTGCATCTGTCGCCGAAAAAAACACGCGCAACAACCTCGCGCAGGCGCGCATCCGCACGGAGGCGGATATCGCAAAAGCGGCTCAAGCGCTTGAAGAGGCGCGTACTGCCGTGAGCGCGTCAGAGACAAACCTTCAGGAAGACCTTGCGGCGAAACTCACCGATGCGAAAACCGCGGCCGATACTGCGGAAAAAAAGACGCAGGGAGCCATGAACACCCTCGAGGAAATATATGACTCCGGAAATGATTTTAATTCTTACTTCACCATAAATAATACGGAAGCAAAAGAGAACGCGAAAAGCGCGAAAAGCGCTGCAGACAGCGCATGGAGCCGATTCTCCTCTTCCCTTTCTTTGTTCCGCAACGCGCCCACGGAAGTGGCGGTCCACCAGTGGTTCCCCCGCTTAATTGAAGACCTCTCAATAATGCGGATCTCCGTCTCCAAAACAAGTCTGGCGCTCAACGACGCCACGGTGAGCTCAAGCGCGCCAAAAACACTCACCACCTACCGCGCGGATATTGCGAGCGCCTGGACTGACCTCAACGCCTCCATCGCGGACCTCAATGACGCGGACATCGACCTTACCACCGCGCGCTTGAACGGCGAAGCTGCTTTAAAACTCAAAAAAGCGGCAGCCTCCACCGCGGAAGAAACACTTCAAGTGACCAAGGCGCAGGCGCAAACCACCCTTACCCAGGCAGAGGGAGATTTAAGAACTGCGGAAGCACAAAACCAGAAAACCATTGCGCCGCCCACCAAAGAGGAATCTGCGCTCTTAATCGCGCGGCTCGGGGAAGCGCAAGCATCCCTTGCCACGACGCAGGATGCCCTTGAAAAAACGACAATGAAGAGCCCCCTAAAAGGCATTATTACCAATGTGGAAGTAAAAGTAGGCGAAACCGTATCGCCCGCCGTGACGGTCATCCGCCTCCTCACGGAAAACGCCCTTGAAATTTCCGTACAAACGCCGGAGTCGGACATCCCAAAATTGCAGATGAATGATAAGGCCGATATCACCCTTGACGCGTTTGGCAGCGCTACTGTCTTCGCGGGAAAAATCCGCTTTATCAATCCGGCAGAAACCATCATCGAAGGCGTGGTGTACTATGAAGTAACCGTCGCGTTTGATAACGCTGTTCCTGAAATCAAGCCGGGCATGAGCGCAGATGTTATCATGCATACTGATGAACGCAATAATGTCCTCACGGTTCCCTTGCGCGCCGTGAAGGAAAAAGACGGCATAAACTTCGTGGAAATACTCAATGGCGCATCCCTCGAGCAGAGAGAGGTTTCACTCGGCTTGCGCGGCGACGGCGGAAGGGTCGAGATCGCCAGCGGCCTCAAGGAAGGAGAGCTCGTGATCATTGGAACCAAAAAGAAATAACCAAGTGCATAAATCCCAAATCCCAATTTCCAATGACCAATAAAATCCCAATGTTTCAATGATCAAGTTTGGACATTTGGATTTTGAGCTTTATTGGGAATTGGGATTTGGACATTGGGATTTTCTCTTATGCTCATTGATGTCCGTAATCTCTCTAAAACTTACGTGAACGACGAAGTGGAAACTCCCGTCCTCTTCAACCTCTCCTTTTCAATTCAGAACGGAGAGTTTGTGGCTATTATGGGGCCTTCAGGCTCCGGCAAATCCACGCTTATGCACATCCTCGGGTTCCTTGACCGCCCCACCAAGGGCACCTATTCGTTTCTCGGCGAGAATACGGCGCAATTCAGCGACACGGATCTCGCGGCATTGAGGAACAAAAAAATTGGCTTCGTGTTCCAGTCATTCAATCTTCTGCCACGCACCAAGGTGCTTGAGAACGTCATCCTCCCTCTTGAATATACGAACCGCAAGGATAAAA
This sequence is a window from Patescibacteria group bacterium. Protein-coding genes within it:
- a CDS encoding DUF5667 domain-containing protein, with protein sequence MDPLEQQLKSLNSSPASEPDPQWVASARTKLAWTMEYPVQGALPRATPLPRLRFGLRRIWMTVSISLLVVLLLGSGITYAAQGVMPDNILYPVKIASEEVLLGVTKDPVQRTNLELRLANRRVDELQALSQSETLDADIAAELHARYQKHITEVLQALPTIPQDKVQTVTETLSQDTEEHARITQELDVRASSEIKGEIKASVKASLEQMRQFTEETSRAAHYLKEKSNRPTKWKVKVETNTTGEAHVKVETEMGNNEKKEKREIEFRATPGVPLTVTSTWPMIKERREKKNDEETEDQEPSRVRATTTIIFDLDQATTTVPSNTIEQLEKMKRILNKGSFFQFQSDMSAEGGSVEQRVETDIKGQSHIRVDSQEDSQEDDD
- a CDS encoding efflux RND transporter periplasmic adaptor subunit; this translates as MKRKAKIITTIIIIAAVGSAVGISLARRKSAVPYLTEKASRDSLAQTVSASGKVKSSTDVLLSFSQSGRVASIKVKEGDRVEEGQLLLALDPSEAEARVDESLASVAAARADYDKLMAGASLTERYLASVAEKNTRNNLAQARIRTEADIAKAAQALEEARTAVSASETNLQEDLAAKLTDAKTAADTAEKKTQGAMNTLEEIYDSGNDFNSYFTINNTEAKENAKSAKSAADSAWSRFSSSLSLFRNAPTEVAVHQWFPRLIEDLSIMRISVSKTSLALNDATVSSSAPKTLTTYRADIASAWTDLNASIADLNDADIDLTTARLNGEAALKLKKAAASTAEETLQVTKAQAQTTLTQAEGDLRTAEAQNQKTIAPPTKEESALLIARLGEAQASLATTQDALEKTTMKSPLKGIITNVEVKVGETVSPAVTVIRLLTENALEISVQTPESDIPKLQMNDKADITLDAFGSATVFAGKIRFINPAETIIEGVVYYEVTVAFDNAVPEIKPGMSADVIMHTDERNNVLTVPLRAVKEKDGINFVEILNGASLEQREVSLGLRGDGGRVEIASGLKEGELVIIGTKKK
- a CDS encoding HU family DNA-binding protein; this encodes MGKSMTKTQFLQALAEKTGHTKKEAANVVDALVGLMYGEVKKAGEVTLPGVGKLMKKFRPARMGRNPATGEQIQIKAKTVVKFRVAKAAKDSILGE